Proteins co-encoded in one Nonlabens agnitus genomic window:
- a CDS encoding adenylosuccinate synthase: MAVDLLLGLQWGDEGKGKIVDVLTSNYNIIARFQGGPNAGHTLEFDGIKHVLRTIPSGIFHEESINVIGNGVVIDPVVFVQELDGLDQFKIDYKKKLIISRKAHIILPTHRLLDAASETSKGKAKIGSTLKGIGPTYMDKTGRNGIRIGDLEMDGWKEKYRALANKHEALINFHDVDIQYDLNEMEEEFFTAVERLKELTFIDSEEYLQQAQKSGKSILAEGAQGSLLDIDFGTYPFVTSSNTTAAGACTGLGVAPNQIGEVYGIFKAYTTRVGSGPFPTELFDEVGEKMAKVGHEFGAVTGRPRRCGWLDLVALKYTCQVNGVTQLMMMKGDVLSGFKELKVCTAYKSNDKEIEHLPYNIEPENVTPVYKSFPCWKEDLTKMTDPSQFPKELNEYIDFLEKELEIPIKIVSVGPDRTQTIHR; encoded by the coding sequence ATGGCAGTAGATCTATTGCTCGGTCTTCAATGGGGCGACGAGGGAAAAGGAAAGATTGTAGACGTACTCACTTCTAACTATAATATCATCGCAAGATTTCAAGGTGGACCTAATGCAGGACATACGCTTGAATTTGATGGTATCAAGCATGTACTGAGAACGATCCCATCTGGGATATTTCATGAAGAATCCATAAATGTCATAGGGAATGGTGTTGTTATCGATCCAGTAGTTTTTGTACAAGAGCTTGATGGATTAGATCAATTTAAAATTGATTACAAGAAAAAATTGATCATTTCCAGAAAAGCGCATATCATACTACCTACCCACAGGTTGCTAGATGCGGCCTCTGAAACTTCAAAAGGAAAGGCAAAAATAGGCTCAACGCTTAAAGGCATTGGTCCTACCTATATGGATAAGACTGGCCGTAATGGTATACGTATAGGTGATCTAGAAATGGATGGCTGGAAAGAAAAGTACCGTGCACTGGCTAACAAGCATGAAGCACTTATTAATTTCCATGACGTTGACATTCAGTATGATCTCAATGAAATGGAAGAAGAGTTTTTTACCGCTGTAGAGCGATTAAAAGAATTGACGTTCATAGATTCTGAAGAGTATTTGCAGCAAGCCCAGAAAAGTGGAAAAAGCATTCTTGCCGAAGGTGCTCAAGGCTCATTGTTGGATATTGATTTTGGAACCTATCCGTTTGTAACATCCTCCAACACTACCGCTGCTGGTGCTTGTACCGGTTTAGGCGTTGCTCCTAATCAAATAGGTGAAGTGTATGGAATTTTCAAAGCCTATACGACTCGTGTAGGTAGCGGTCCTTTCCCAACAGAATTATTTGATGAAGTAGGAGAAAAAATGGCCAAAGTAGGACACGAATTTGGCGCCGTTACTGGTCGTCCACGCCGTTGTGGCTGGCTAGATCTTGTTGCTTTAAAATACACCTGTCAAGTCAACGGAGTTACCCAACTCATGATGATGAAAGGTGACGTGCTTTCTGGATTTAAGGAGTTGAAAGTTTGTACTGCATACAAATCCAACGATAAAGAAATTGAGCATTTACCATATAACATAGAACCAGAAAATGTGACGCCAGTCTACAAGTCCTTTCCTTGCTGGAAAGAAGACCTGACCAAAATGACAGATCCTTCACAGTTCCCTAAAGAATTAAACGAATACATAGATTTCTTAGAGAAAGAACTGGAAATTCCTATTAAGATCGTAAGCGTTGGTCCAGACCGTACACAGACTATCCATAGGTAA